In Buchnera aphidicola (Lipaphis pseudobrassicae), a genomic segment contains:
- the fabZ gene encoding 3-hydroxyacyl-ACP dehydratase FabZ: MDIIKHTLDIKKILKILPHRYPLLLIDRVIKLKVFKYLTAIKNCTYNEFGFQGHFLNNPIFPGVLIVESMAQAAGILIYESTGKLNINVLYHFVGIDQTRFKKTVTPGDQILIEVFLIKLNKNILQFKTTALVDNHIVCRSRIIFAKKLF, translated from the coding sequence TTGGATATTATAAAACACACTTTAGACATCAAAAAGATTTTAAAAATTTTACCTCATCGTTATCCTTTATTACTTATTGATCGAGTTATAAAGTTGAAAGTATTCAAATATTTAACAGCAATAAAAAATTGCACGTATAATGAGTTTGGTTTTCAAGGACATTTTCTAAATAATCCGATTTTTCCTGGTGTATTAATCGTTGAATCTATGGCTCAAGCAGCAGGGATTTTAATATATGAAAGTACAGGAAAATTAAATATAAACGTTTTATACCATTTTGTAGGTATAGATCAGACTCGTTTTAAAAAAACTGTAACTCCTGGTGATCAAATTTTAATAGAAGTGTTTCTTATAAAATTAAATAAAAATATTTTACAATTCAAAACTACTGCTTTAGTTGATAATCATATTGTTTGTCGGTCAAGAATAATTTTTGCTAAAAAATTATTTTAG
- the tsf gene encoding translation elongation factor Ts: MKSNISISLIKTLRSRTGAGFLQCKNALVQANGDIELSIDNLRKSGQMIAEKKINNITNQGAIFSKVKNNIGVMIELNCETDFVSKDNLFTFFGNEIILTALNEKIDNIEDLKNIFEEKRTNLILKVGENINIRRFCFIKGQNIFSYIHGIRIGVLVNANQLNSNILKNIAMHIAASKPLYLNPEDVSDTVFQREYQIQLELAKKLKKPDNIRDKIIKGRMNKFINNISLTSQSFVMDTNKTVQDILNEYNGHIQSFFRFELGEIIF; the protein is encoded by the coding sequence ATGAAAAGTAATATTAGCATTAGTCTAATAAAAACACTTCGATCTCGTACTGGAGCTGGTTTTTTACAATGTAAAAATGCACTAGTTCAAGCAAATGGAGATATAGAATTATCAATTGATAATCTTCGAAAATCAGGGCAAATGATCGCTGAAAAAAAGATTAATAACATTACAAATCAAGGCGCAATATTCTCAAAAGTTAAAAATAACATTGGTGTTATGATTGAGTTAAATTGCGAAACTGATTTTGTTTCTAAAGATAATTTATTTACTTTTTTTGGAAACGAAATTATATTAACTGCATTAAATGAAAAAATAGATAATATTGAAGATTTAAAAAATATTTTTGAAGAAAAAAGAACAAATTTAATTTTAAAAGTAGGCGAAAATATTAATATACGTCGTTTTTGTTTTATAAAAGGGCAAAATATTTTTTCTTACATTCACGGTATTAGAATTGGTGTGTTGGTTAATGCCAATCAATTAAATAGCAATATACTTAAAAATATTGCTATGCATATAGCTGCAAGCAAACCGTTATATTTAAATCCAGAAGATGTTTCTGATACAGTTTTTCAACGGGAATACCAAATTCAATTAGAATTAGCCAAAAAATTAAAAAAACCTGATAATATTCGAGATAAAATTATAAAAGGAAGAATGAATAAATTTATTAATAATATTTCTTTAACAAGTCAAAGTTTTGTTATGGATACTAATAAAACAGTACAAGATATATTAAATGAGTATAATGGACATATTCAATCTTTTTTTAGATTTGAATTAGGTGAAATAATTTTTTAA
- the ispC gene encoding 1-deoxy-D-xylulose-5-phosphate reductoisomerase: MKKITILGSTGSIGTNTLSIVKHHPNLFKVIALVANKNVTKMLQQCELFLPDWVAMSHEKSANLLRQKLKDRKIKTRVFFGEKAICELASLSEVDQVVAAISGIAGLLPILSAIRAGKTILLANKEALITCGRLFMKALSSSKAKILPIDSEHNAIFQLLPIEMQKNLGDSNLKKYGIKNIILTGSGGPFYDLSLSDLSAVTPIEACSHPNWSMGKKISVDSATMMNKGFEYAEARWLFNALDSEIKIVIHPQSIIHSMVEYHDGSVLAQLSIPDIKIAISYAMNWPNRIYSKIDFLTLLKKKNLSFFEPDLVKFPCLKLTIDAFSEGQAAMIVLNAANEIAVSAFLDFKISFNKIFEVNIATLTSSSFSEPNSIEDILEIDKVSRILAINQVLSLSL; encoded by the coding sequence ATGAAAAAAATAACTATTTTAGGTTCTACCGGTTCTATTGGTACTAATACTTTATCTATCGTAAAACACCACCCTAATTTATTTAAAGTAATTGCTTTAGTTGCAAATAAAAATGTTACTAAAATGTTACAACAATGTGAACTATTTCTTCCTGATTGGGTAGCAATGAGCCATGAAAAATCTGCTAATTTATTAAGACAAAAATTAAAAGATAGAAAAATAAAAACTCGTGTTTTTTTTGGAGAAAAAGCAATTTGTGAACTTGCTTCTTTATCAGAAGTAGATCAAGTAGTTGCTGCTATTTCTGGAATAGCAGGTTTATTGCCAATATTATCTGCAATACGTGCTGGGAAGACGATATTATTAGCTAATAAAGAAGCTTTGATTACATGTGGTAGATTATTTATGAAAGCATTATCTTCTAGTAAAGCTAAAATTTTACCTATTGATAGTGAACACAATGCTATTTTTCAATTATTACCTATAGAAATGCAAAAAAATTTAGGTGATTCTAATCTAAAAAAATATGGTATAAAGAATATCATTTTAACTGGTTCTGGTGGTCCTTTTTATGATCTTTCTTTATCTGATTTATCAGCTGTTACTCCGATAGAAGCGTGTTCTCATCCTAATTGGTCAATGGGGAAAAAAATATCGGTAGATTCTGCTACTATGATGAATAAAGGTTTTGAATATGCGGAAGCAAGATGGTTATTTAATGCACTAGATTCAGAGATTAAAATTGTAATTCATCCTCAATCGATAATTCATTCTATGGTTGAATATCATGATGGTTCTGTATTAGCACAATTATCCATTCCTGATATAAAAATTGCTATTTCCTATGCAATGAATTGGCCCAATCGTATTTATTCAAAAATTGATTTTTTGACTCTTTTGAAAAAAAAGAACCTATCTTTTTTTGAACCTGATTTAGTAAAATTTCCATGTCTTAAATTAACTATTGATGCTTTTTCTGAAGGTCAAGCTGCCATGATTGTTTTAAATGCAGCAAATGAAATTGCAGTTTCAGCTTTTCTTGATTTTAAAATTTCTTTTAATAAAATTTTTGAAGTCAATATTGCAACATTAACGTCTTCTTCTTTTTCAGAACCTAATTCTATTGAAGATATCTTAGAAATTGATAAAGTTTCTAGAATATTAGCTATAAATCAAGTATTATCTTTGTCATTATAA
- the pyrH gene encoding UMP kinase, with product MSANKKLIYRRILLKISGEVLQGISGFGIDIVSLQKIAKEIESIVKIGVQVGLVIGSGNLFRGATLSKLGLNRVVSDHIGMLSTVINSLAMKDAINSISCINAYLMSAIPLNGICETYSHVKAMHLLSNNCVVIFSAGTGNPFFTTDSAACLRGIETESDIFLKGTKVDGVYSRDPKKDSNAILYEQLTYKDVLQQELQVMDLSAFILARDYHLPIRVFNINKPGSLYRIILGSNEGTLIN from the coding sequence ATGTCTGCAAATAAAAAACTGATATATCGACGTATTTTATTAAAAATAAGCGGAGAAGTATTACAAGGAATTAGTGGATTTGGTATCGATATAGTTTCTCTACAAAAAATTGCTAAAGAAATTGAATCTATAGTTAAAATTGGTGTTCAAGTAGGTTTAGTAATTGGAAGTGGAAATTTATTTCGTGGAGCTACTTTGTCTAAATTAGGTTTAAATAGAGTGGTATCAGATCATATAGGTATGTTATCTACAGTTATTAATAGTTTAGCTATGAAAGATGCAATAAATTCCATTTCCTGTATTAATGCTTATTTAATGTCTGCAATACCATTAAATGGTATTTGTGAAACATATAGTCATGTAAAAGCCATGCATCTATTATCTAATAATTGTGTTGTTATTTTTTCTGCGGGAACTGGAAATCCTTTTTTTACAACTGATTCAGCTGCATGTTTACGAGGTATTGAGACAGAATCTGATATTTTTTTAAAAGGTACAAAAGTGGATGGGGTATATTCAAGAGATCCAAAAAAAGATTCTAATGCCATCTTATATGAACAATTAACATATAAAGATGTTCTTCAACAGGAATTGCAAGTTATGGATTTATCTGCGTTTATACTTGCTCGAGATTATCATTTGCCTATTCGAGTTTTTAATATAAATAAACCTGGATCTTTATATCGTATTATTCTTGGTAGTAATGAAGGTACGCTTATCAATTAA
- the frr gene encoding ribosome recycling factor has translation MINQIHSNSDERMKTCIQTFQNNLNNIRVGRASPLLLHNISIEYFGSKTNLRQVSNIIVEDSHTLRINVFDQSVTPLITKAILNAKLDLNPIVNGKDIIIKIPVLTEERRKNLIKVIRHDAENSRICIRNIRRDSNDKVKRLIKDKIISKDEEHSAQIKIQKITNEYIKEIESILLKKERELMKI, from the coding sequence GTGATTAATCAAATCCATTCAAATAGCGATGAACGAATGAAGACGTGCATACAAACGTTTCAAAATAATTTAAACAATATTCGAGTAGGTCGAGCATCTCCTTTATTGCTACACAATATTTCTATTGAATATTTCGGTTCTAAAACTAATTTGCGTCAAGTTTCTAATATAATCGTCGAGGATTCTCATACTCTTAGAATTAATGTTTTTGATCAATCTGTGACACCTTTGATTACTAAAGCTATTTTAAATGCTAAACTTGATTTAAACCCAATTGTAAATGGTAAAGATATAATTATAAAAATACCAGTATTGACAGAAGAAAGAAGAAAAAATTTAATTAAAGTTATTCGCCATGATGCTGAAAATAGTCGTATTTGTATTCGTAATATTCGTAGGGATTCAAATGATAAAGTTAAGAGACTAATTAAAGACAAGATTATCAGTAAAGATGAAGAGCATAGTGCACAAATAAAAATACAAAAAATCACTAATGAATATATTAAAGAAATAGAATCTATTTTACTAAAAAAAGAAAGAGAACTAATGAAGATTTAG
- the bamA gene encoding outer membrane protein assembly factor BamA, whose translation MFFSVSVFAENTRIVKYIEFEGLENTSKHEALQNITFKVGSKISQNDVKDSIKSLFKTGKFEDIKVVFSTQKIIFNVYERPIISSVFIFGNNIINSTLLDKYLTELNMKKGDILSAFTENIFIKTIKDFYYNIGRYKFNVKILKKFGTNNTVDLQIIIDEGLPIKVNKIKIFGAKKVSENKIISFFKLKSRSSWWNFFHKTTYSPQELENDLNRLNKFYLNQGYFYFNIDTKKVHYFKDKNFVDIEIYISEGEKYKISDIFINGELLEYRPLISNIININRNELYNKEKINSILNKIKRFLSEHGYIDSEIIVIPEINHEKKKIILNFNINIKKKFFVKRIFFQGNELTKDKVLRRLIKQIEGKYFNLKLIESGKELLENTKYFNNVEIIQKKISPDSNKVNITYKVKEQPTGSINFGLGYGIDSGLSFNTAFSQDNIFGSGNSLNFSVVKNKNQKYTDISINYPYFFFDKTDLNTRFFYNDFKYNLNTISNLTKNTYGFESNLGFAIDDVNKVNFGLGYSHNGVVHTEKKIEDSFLNKKLLLNKHLFKNSLVNDFTLNYSWIYNTFKYIYFPISGNQTYITGKNTIPGSDNSFYKIILDSEQYIPLDKEKNFIFLSHVHMGIGDSLNKDKLPFYENFYANSVNNIRGFRSNTIGPKTIYDNTDLENCIGYKNNNICESIDSIGGNATFSTNLELITPIPFLDEVYSKFFRSSIFFDVGNIWDTKLNNINRMNLSNYLKNNILDDLYSSFGLSLQWFSPIGPLVFSYAIPVQKNKHHQLEAFQFNIGKNW comes from the coding sequence ATGTTTTTTAGTGTTTCTGTTTTTGCAGAAAACACAAGAATTGTAAAATATATAGAATTTGAAGGATTAGAAAATACTTCAAAACATGAGGCGCTTCAAAATATTACTTTTAAAGTTGGTAGTAAAATATCTCAAAATGATGTTAAAGATAGCATTAAATCTTTATTTAAAACTGGAAAATTTGAAGATATAAAAGTAGTTTTTTCAACACAAAAAATAATTTTTAACGTTTATGAAAGACCTATTATTTCTAGTGTTTTCATTTTTGGTAATAATATTATTAATAGTACTCTACTAGATAAGTACTTAACAGAATTAAATATGAAAAAAGGTGATATATTAAGCGCTTTTACAGAAAATATATTTATTAAAACAATAAAAGATTTTTATTATAATATAGGTAGATACAAATTTAATGTTAAAATTTTAAAAAAATTTGGTACTAACAATACAGTTGATTTACAAATAATTATCGATGAAGGTTTACCAATAAAAGTAAATAAAATTAAAATTTTTGGTGCGAAAAAGGTTTCTGAAAATAAGATTATTTCATTTTTTAAATTGAAAAGCAGATCTTCTTGGTGGAATTTTTTTCATAAAACTACTTATTCTCCTCAAGAATTAGAGAATGACTTAAATAGGTTAAATAAATTTTATTTAAATCAAGGTTATTTTTATTTTAATATAGATACTAAAAAAGTACACTATTTTAAAGATAAAAATTTTGTAGATATTGAAATTTATATTTCTGAAGGTGAGAAATATAAAATTTCTGATATTTTTATTAATGGTGAATTGCTAGAATATAGACCTTTAATTTCGAATATTATCAACATTAATCGTAATGAATTATACAACAAAGAAAAAATTAATAGTATCTTAAATAAGATTAAAAGATTTCTATCTGAACATGGTTATATTGATTCTGAAATTATTGTTATTCCAGAAATCAATCATGAAAAGAAAAAAATTATTTTAAACTTCAATATTAATATTAAAAAAAAATTTTTTGTAAAAAGAATTTTTTTTCAAGGAAATGAATTAACTAAAGATAAAGTTTTACGACGTTTAATAAAACAAATAGAAGGAAAATATTTCAATTTAAAACTTATAGAATCTGGTAAAGAATTATTAGAAAACACAAAATATTTTAATAATGTAGAAATTATACAAAAAAAAATTTCTCCTGATTCTAATAAAGTTAATATTACTTATAAAGTCAAAGAGCAACCTACTGGTTCTATAAATTTTGGCTTAGGATATGGTATAGATAGCGGTTTGAGTTTTAACACTGCTTTTTCTCAAGATAATATATTCGGTTCTGGTAATTCTTTAAATTTTAGTGTTGTTAAAAATAAAAATCAAAAATATACTGATATATCAATAAATTATCCTTACTTTTTTTTTGATAAAACAGATTTGAACACTAGATTTTTTTACAATGATTTTAAATATAATTTAAATACTATTTCTAATTTAACAAAAAATACTTATGGTTTTGAAAGTAACTTAGGATTTGCAATTGATGATGTTAATAAAGTAAATTTTGGTTTAGGATATAGCCATAATGGAGTTGTTCATACAGAAAAAAAAATTGAAGATTCTTTTTTAAATAAAAAATTATTACTTAATAAACATTTATTCAAAAATAGTTTAGTTAACGATTTTACTTTAAATTATTCCTGGATTTATAATACTTTCAAATATATTTATTTTCCTATATCTGGAAACCAAACCTATATAACTGGAAAAAACACAATTCCTGGTTCCGATAATAGCTTTTATAAAATAATATTAGATAGTGAGCAATATATTCCATTAGATAAAGAAAAAAATTTTATATTTTTAAGTCATGTTCATATGGGTATAGGAGATAGTCTTAATAAAGATAAATTACCTTTTTATGAAAATTTTTATGCCAATAGCGTGAACAATATTAGAGGTTTTCGTTCCAATACAATAGGACCTAAAACAATTTATGACAATACTGATTTAGAAAATTGTATTGGATATAAGAATAATAATATATGCGAATCAATTGATTCTATTGGTGGAAATGCTACTTTTTCTACTAATTTAGAACTTATCACACCAATTCCTTTTTTAGACGAAGTATATTCTAAATTTTTTCGATCTTCTATATTTTTTGATGTTGGTAATATTTGGGATACCAAGCTAAATAATATAAACAGAATGAATTTATCAAATTATTTAAAAAATAATATACTAGATGATCTTTATTCATCGTTTGGTCTCTCTCTACAATGGTTTTCTCCCATTGGTCCATTAGTTTTTTCTTATGCTATTCCTGTTCAAAAAAATAAACATCATCAGTTAGAAGCATTTCAATTTAATATTGGGAAAAATTGGTAA
- the dnaE gene encoding DNA polymerase III subunit alpha, with amino-acid sequence MNEPKFIHLHVHSDYSIVDGLSKPEDLVKKSVFLDMPALAITDYCNLYGVIKFYNTAHKLGVKPIIGATVKFFSNLANNELTTLTLLAATQEGYKNLILLISRAYQKGYINSYNITIQKKWLLELNKGLILLSGGCKGEIGKVLLRGNSSSIFSCLSFYQKYFPESYYLEILRTNRENEEKYLHLAIDLSLSKGIPVVATNDVCFLNKEDFKVHKIRIAINEGQILKNSKIQDDYSDQQFLKSTSEMYDLFSDIPESLENSVEIAKRCNVFINSGKYFLPQFFTGTISVKKYLIMKSYQGIKRRLSTSYPDLKKYQYIYDKYKCRLDMELNVINKMGFPGYFLIVMEFIKWAKNNNIPVGPGRGSGAGSLVAYALNITEVDPLCFNLLFERFLNPERISLPDFDIDFCMEKRDQVIDHVADIYGRESVAQIITFGTMTAKAVVRDVGRVLGYPYGFINNLSKLIPLDPGITLKEAFSKESELSNLYKNNEEIKTLINIAKKLEGVNRNLGKHAGGVVISPTKIIDFCPLYCDEKGNNPVTQFDKNDIEYVGLVKFDFLGLRTLTIINCAVNMINAKLKFYNKKLININSIVLNDDECFNMLKKSQTTAIFQLESYGMKDLIKRLQPDCFEDIIALVALFRPGPLQSGMVDNFINRKHGREKIAYPDHKWQHILLKPILESTYGIILYQEQVMQIAQTLAGYTLGSADILRRAMSKKNIKDMSKQRAIFEYGALKNGINKTLAVKIFDLLEKFAGYGFNKSHSVAYALLSYQTLWLKVHYPAEFMASTMTSDIDNTEKIIILVNECFHMGIKIVPPNINLSRYEFYVNKSNHIVYGIGAIKGIGENSARDIVIEREKNGNFNDLFDLCIRFDSNKITRRILEKLIMSGACDCFDKNRHYLLSLIDDALNASKEAFKVRHFKQDSLFGLFQDELNQVKENNLIRFSNVKTNVLDDEYQVLGLYLTGHPIDKYREELKNYFPNNITLSQLDKIKKNKKILIMGIIVSIKIKKTKNNNKIAILMLDDGTSRLEVLVFTSLLDLHRSFLTIKTLLFVKGIVNLNFISKNIKMTAYELMNLQIVRKKYLHKLMIILNEKKIDVNFIKDLFQFLEKQPIGNVSVFICSCEKKLFLNSKISKKWLVEINNECLNKLQKLSKLKKIKLKYN; translated from the coding sequence ATGAATGAACCAAAATTTATTCATCTTCATGTACATAGTGATTATTCAATTGTTGATGGATTATCTAAACCTGAAGATTTAGTTAAAAAATCAGTATTTTTAGATATGCCTGCTCTTGCAATAACAGATTATTGCAATTTATATGGTGTAATTAAGTTTTATAATACAGCTCATAAATTAGGTGTAAAACCTATCATTGGAGCAACAGTTAAATTTTTTTCTAATTTAGCTAATAATGAATTGACAACGTTAACTTTATTAGCTGCTACTCAAGAAGGTTATAAAAATTTAATTTTATTAATTTCTCGTGCATATCAAAAAGGATATATTAATAGTTATAATATAACCATACAAAAAAAATGGTTATTAGAGCTAAACAAAGGATTAATATTACTTTCTGGTGGATGTAAAGGTGAAATTGGTAAAGTTTTACTTCGTGGTAATTCATCTTCAATATTTTCCTGTTTGTCTTTTTATCAAAAATATTTTCCAGAATCTTATTATTTAGAAATATTGCGTACTAATAGAGAAAACGAAGAAAAATATTTGCATTTAGCAATAGACTTATCTTTATCAAAAGGTATTCCAGTTGTAGCAACTAATGATGTATGTTTTTTAAATAAAGAAGATTTTAAGGTTCATAAAATTAGAATTGCGATTAATGAAGGTCAAATACTAAAAAATTCAAAAATTCAAGATGATTACAGCGATCAACAATTTTTAAAAAGCACATCAGAAATGTATGATCTCTTTTCTGATATTCCAGAATCTCTTGAAAATAGTGTAGAAATAGCAAAACGGTGTAATGTATTTATAAATTCTGGTAAATATTTTTTACCTCAGTTTTTTACAGGAACAATAAGCGTTAAAAAATACTTAATTATGAAATCATATCAAGGGATTAAACGACGTTTGAGTACATCTTATCCTGATTTAAAAAAATATCAATATATTTATGATAAATACAAATGTCGTTTGGATATGGAACTAAATGTAATTAATAAAATGGGATTTCCAGGATATTTTTTAATTGTTATGGAATTTATAAAATGGGCAAAAAATAACAATATACCAGTAGGTCCGGGACGAGGTTCTGGTGCTGGTTCTCTTGTTGCATATGCATTAAATATTACAGAAGTAGATCCGTTATGTTTTAATCTTTTATTCGAGCGGTTTTTGAATCCAGAACGTATATCATTACCAGATTTTGACATCGATTTTTGTATGGAAAAACGGGATCAAGTTATTGATCATGTTGCAGATATATATGGTAGAGAATCAGTAGCTCAAATTATTACTTTTGGAACAATGACAGCAAAAGCTGTTGTTAGAGATGTTGGTAGAGTATTAGGATATCCATATGGTTTTATAAATAATTTATCTAAATTAATCCCTTTAGATCCTGGAATAACTTTAAAAGAAGCTTTTTCAAAAGAATCTGAATTATCTAATCTTTATAAAAATAATGAAGAAATTAAAACTCTAATTAATATTGCTAAAAAATTAGAAGGAGTTAATAGAAATCTTGGAAAACATGCAGGAGGCGTAGTTATTTCACCTACTAAAATTATTGATTTTTGTCCTTTATATTGTGATGAGAAGGGAAATAATCCTGTAACTCAATTTGATAAAAATGATATAGAGTATGTAGGATTGGTTAAATTTGATTTTCTTGGTTTACGTACTTTAACAATTATTAATTGCGCAGTAAATATGATAAATGCAAAACTAAAATTTTACAATAAAAAATTAATTAACATTAATTCTATTGTTCTGAATGATGATGAATGTTTTAATATGTTAAAAAAATCTCAAACTACAGCTATATTTCAATTAGAATCTTATGGCATGAAAGATTTAATTAAAAGACTTCAACCTGATTGTTTTGAAGACATAATTGCTTTAGTAGCTCTTTTTAGACCTGGACCATTACAATCTGGAATGGTAGATAATTTCATCAACCGTAAACATGGACGTGAAAAAATTGCATATCCTGATCATAAATGGCAACATATATTATTAAAACCAATATTAGAATCAACATATGGCATTATTTTATATCAAGAACAAGTCATGCAAATAGCACAAACTTTAGCAGGTTATACCTTAGGTAGTGCAGATATTTTAAGACGAGCTATGAGTAAAAAAAACATTAAAGATATGTCAAAGCAACGTGCTATATTTGAATATGGAGCTTTAAAAAATGGTATTAATAAAACATTAGCAGTAAAAATATTTGATTTGTTAGAAAAATTTGCAGGATATGGATTTAATAAATCCCATTCAGTAGCTTATGCTTTACTTTCTTATCAAACTTTATGGTTAAAAGTACATTATCCTGCGGAGTTTATGGCTTCTACAATGACTTCTGATATAGATAATACAGAAAAAATTATTATTTTAGTAAATGAATGTTTTCATATGGGAATTAAAATTGTACCTCCTAATATTAATTTAAGTAGATATGAGTTTTATGTAAATAAATCTAATCATATAGTTTATGGTATTGGCGCTATTAAAGGAATAGGCGAAAATTCAGCTCGTGATATCGTTATAGAACGAGAGAAAAACGGTAATTTTAATGATTTATTTGATCTTTGTATACGTTTTGATTCTAATAAAATTACTCGTCGAATATTAGAAAAATTAATAATGTCTGGAGCTTGTGATTGTTTTGATAAAAATAGACATTATTTGCTTAGTTTAATTGATGATGCTTTAAATGCTTCAAAAGAAGCTTTTAAAGTTAGACATTTTAAACAAGATAGTCTTTTTGGTTTATTTCAAGATGAACTAAATCAAGTAAAAGAGAATAATTTAATTCGTTTTTCTAATGTAAAGACAAATGTATTAGATGATGAATACCAAGTATTAGGATTGTATCTTACAGGACATCCTATTGATAAATATAGAGAAGAATTAAAAAACTATTTTCCAAATAATATAACATTATCGCAATTAGATAAAATTAAAAAAAATAAAAAAATTTTAATTATGGGAATAATCGTTTCTATTAAAATCAAAAAAACTAAAAATAACAATAAAATAGCGATCTTAATGTTAGATGATGGTACCAGTCGTTTAGAAGTATTAGTATTTACAAGTTTATTAGATTTACATAGATCTTTTTTAACAATAAAAACACTTTTGTTTGTAAAAGGAATAGTCAATCTTAATTTCATTAGTAAAAACATTAAAATGACGGCTTATGAATTAATGAATTTACAAATAGTAAGGAAAAAATATTTACATAAGTTAATGATTATATTAAATGAAAAAAAAATAGATGTAAATTTCATCAAAGATTTATTTCAATTTTTAGAAAAACAGCCTATAGGAAATGTTTCAGTTTTTATTTGTTCTTGCGAAAAAAAACTTTTTTTAAATTCAAAAATATCTAAAAAATGGTTAGTTGAAATTAACAATGAATGTTTAAATAAGTTGCAAAAATTATCAAAATTAAAAAAAATAAAATTAAAATATAATTAA
- the uppS gene encoding polyprenyl diphosphate synthase: MLYNFSLKYKEQLKEKNPHHVAIIMDGNRRWAKKKGKVCIAGHQEGFKALKKAVKFAIINNMKILTLYAFSTENRNRSTFEINALMELFLFALNNEVKNLKKYNIQLKVIGDITYFNNNLQKRINQIEKMTLKNSGLILNIAANYGGRWDIIQSVKKIIQKVQKGILNIEQIQENTLSKYLSTSNLLPVDLVIRTGGEKRISNFLLWQIAYSELYFTDVLWPDFNQYVFQNAIDFFISRERRFGGCKK; the protein is encoded by the coding sequence ATGCTTTATAACTTTTCATTAAAATATAAAGAACAATTAAAAGAAAAAAATCCTCATCATGTAGCAATTATTATGGATGGCAATAGACGTTGGGCTAAAAAAAAAGGAAAAGTTTGTATTGCAGGTCATCAAGAAGGTTTCAAGGCATTAAAAAAAGCAGTAAAATTTGCTATAATAAATAATATGAAAATATTAACATTATATGCATTCAGTACCGAAAATCGTAATCGTTCGACTTTTGAAATTAATGCATTAATGGAATTATTTTTATTTGCATTGAACAATGAAGTTAAAAATTTAAAAAAGTATAATATTCAATTAAAAGTTATTGGTGATATAACATATTTTAATAATAATTTACAAAAAAGAATTAATCAGATAGAAAAAATGACTTTAAAAAATAGTGGTTTAATTTTAAATATAGCTGCAAATTATGGTGGAAGATGGGATATAATTCAAAGTGTTAAAAAAATTATTCAAAAAGTTCAAAAAGGGATATTAAATATAGAACAAATTCAAGAAAATACGCTTTCTAAATACTTGTCTACTAGTAATCTTTTACCAGTAGATCTAGTTATTAGAACAGGTGGAGAAAAAAGAATTAGTAATTTTTTATTATGGCAAATAGCCTATTCAGAATTGTATTTTACTGATGTATTATGGCCTGATTTTAATCAGTATGTTTTTCAAAATGCTATAGATTTTTTTATATCTCGAGAACGTCGTTTTGGGGGATGTAAGAAATAG